In Abyssisolibacter fermentans, the DNA window ACGGGACGTTCTATAATAAGATTATATGATCCTACTGATGGAGAAGTTTATTTTAATGGTAAGTTAATCTCAGGCAAACTTTCAAAAAAACAAGTAAGAGAAGTAACTAAAGGGATACAGATGATATTCCAAGATCCTATAGCTTCTTTAAATCCTAGAATGACAGTTAAGGAGATTATAGGAGAAGGTATAAAAATAAACAAAATGGTTGACAATGAAGAACAAATGATGCAAATGATATATGAAATGCTTGATATAGTAGGATTGACTAGCGAACATGCTACTCGTTACCCTCATGAGTTTTCAGGTGGGCAAAGACAGCGTATAGGTATTGCAAGAGCATTAATTACAAGACCTGATTTAGTAATAGCTGATGAGCCAATATCTGCACTTGATGTGTCTATTCAAGCTCAAGTACTAAATTTATTAAATAACCTAAAGAAAAAATTAGGTTTAACTATATTGTTTATTGCACATGACTTATCAGTTGTTAAGTATTTTTCAGATAGAATAGGTGTAATGTATTTTGGAAGAATGGTAGAACTTGCAAAAGCTGAAGATCTTTATAAAAATCCTCTACATCCATATACTAGATCTCTACTTTCAGCGATACCATTGCCTGATCCATATTATGAAAGAAATAGAAAACGTATAACATACGATCCAAGTATGCATAATTATGGAGATGAAAAACCTGAATTAGTTGAAATAACACCAGAACATTTTATTCTTGCATCTAAATCCGAATTAGAGCAGTATAGAGAAGAATTAAAGTAATAGAGTAATTAAGGTGTAATTAATAAATAGGTCAAGTTTTAACAAATAAACTGAGTTTTGATTTGTTAAAACTTGACCTTTTAATAATTTCAATCCATAATTTAAGATAATGCTATTGACAGATAGATTAAAATAAAATACAATACAATGGGTAAAATATTAGAGAACTTGTATAAACAGATAACGTTTTTATGGAGATTTGCCGTGGAAGAATATGTGATAAAAAAGATATTGAGTAATAATGTGGTGTTTGTAGAAAAAGAAAATAAAAATTATATACTTGTTGGCAGAGGTATAGGCTTCGGCAAAAAGAAAGGTTTTGTCTTAGAAAATCCAGACACTATTGATGAAAAGTTTATATCTTTAAAAGGACTTTCTGAAAATGAGTACGAAAATTTTTTTAGCAATATAGACCCTAAAATCATAGAGCAAGTTGAAGCAATAATAGAAATGGTTAAAAATGAACTAGGAGAAGGACTCAATCCCAATGTTCATGTAGGACTAATAGACCATATTAATTTTGCTATAAACAGATTGAAAGAAGGGATAGAGATTGTAAATCCTTTCTTGTCCGAGACAAAATTATTATATCCAGCAGAATATAATTTAGCTGAAAAAGCAGTTAACATGCTAAAAGAAAATTTAAAAATCTATATTCCAGAAGCAGAAGTTGGCTTTTTAGCCCTTCATATTTACGGTGGTAGAGGGGAAAAAAGCAAAAAAGAAGCCTTAGAAAGCTCAAAAATGATGAACACAATCCTAAGTTACATAGAAAAGAAATTTAATATGAAAATAGATAAAAACTCTTTTGATTATAAAAGATTTATTATGCATTTAAAAGGCGTATTAGATAGAGTTTCAAATAATAAAACTATTGAAAATATCCTTTTATCAAAAGTAAAAGAAGAACTAATGATTGAATTTAAAGTAGCTTTCGATATTTCTAAAATAATAGAGAAAACATTGAAAATAAGCATGCCAGAAAGTGAAATAGGTTATATAGCATTGCATCTACATAGATTAAATAGTCAAAAAGCTTAATTGGGTGTTACTTATTTTATAAGACACGAACGATGAGGTTGAATAAAGTAGAAAAAAATAGAAAATTGTAAATATATCTTGTCTAAGAAAACGTTTTATGATAATATAAAAATATAGATTTTACGTGTTACTGATTCGATCAGGCATGAGTAAAAGAATGAAATAAAATGGATAGAATTCTATTTTACCTTTCTTTTGCTCATGCCTTTTTTATGTTTTTTTAGAAAAAATATTAAATTTTAAAGTTCTAACTAATAAGTTTGATGTTCGTGTAAAAAATAATGATAAAAGAAAAGGAGCGGTACTCATGAAAAAAGTATTTGGCGTTTTACAGCAAGTTGGTAAAGCATTAATGTTACCTGTAGCATTATTACCTGCTGCAGGGATTATTCTAGCGTTAGGGGCAACATTACAAAACCCATTTTTATTAGAAAAAATACCAGCATTAAGTGGATCAGGATTTCAATTAATTGGAAGTCTCATGGCTCAAACTGGTGGCGTTGTATTTGGTAATCTTCCATTATTATTTGCCATTGGTGTAGCTGTAGGATTAGCTGGAGGTGAAGGGGTAGCAGGAATTGCTGCTACTATTGGATATTTAATTATGAATGTTACAATGAGTGTTTTAGTGCCAGTATTTAAACCAGAAATAGCGGAAAATGCTCGTGCATTTACAGAGATATTAGGAATTCCAACCCTTCAAACAGGAGTATTTGGTGGCGTTATCGTAGGGATTATGGCAGCTAGTCTTTATAAAAAATATTATAATATTGAATTGCCACCCTATTTAGGATTCTTTGCAGGAAAAAGATTTGTACCGATTGTTACAGCTGTATCATCTATTGCTTTAGGATGTGCTATGATATTTGTTTGGCCTCCAATTCAAGGAGCATTAGATGCATTTTCACATAGTATGATTGATACTAACAAAACATTAGCAACTTTTGTATTTGGTGTTATTGAAAGATCATTGATTCCATTTGGTCTTCATCACATTTTCTATTCACCATTCTGGTTTGAATTCGGGGAATATGTAACAAAAGCTGGAGATCTTGTTAGAGGAGATCAAGCGATTTTCTTCAAACAATTAATAGATAATGTACCTTTTACTGCAGGTGCTTTTATGACAGGTAAATTTCCATTCATGATGTTTGGTTTACCAGG includes these proteins:
- a CDS encoding ABC transporter ATP-binding protein, with amino-acid sequence MKQNNDKQPVLEVKNLKQHFSSGFGKKKIVVKAVDGISFKISKGETFGLVGESGCGKTTTGRSIIRLYDPTDGEVYFNGKLISGKLSKKQVREVTKGIQMIFQDPIASLNPRMTVKEIIGEGIKINKMVDNEEQMMQMIYEMLDIVGLTSEHATRYPHEFSGGQRQRIGIARALITRPDLVIADEPISALDVSIQAQVLNLLNNLKKKLGLTILFIAHDLSVVKYFSDRIGVMYFGRMVELAKAEDLYKNPLHPYTRSLLSAIPLPDPYYERNRKRITYDPSMHNYGDEKPELVEITPEHFILASKSELEQYREELK
- a CDS encoding PRD domain-containing protein, translating into MEEYVIKKILSNNVVFVEKENKNYILVGRGIGFGKKKGFVLENPDTIDEKFISLKGLSENEYENFFSNIDPKIIEQVEAIIEMVKNELGEGLNPNVHVGLIDHINFAINRLKEGIEIVNPFLSETKLLYPAEYNLAEKAVNMLKENLKIYIPEAEVGFLALHIYGGRGEKSKKEALESSKMMNTILSYIEKKFNMKIDKNSFDYKRFIMHLKGVLDRVSNNKTIENILLSKVKEELMIEFKVAFDISKIIEKTLKISMPESEIGYIALHLHRLNSQKA